Proteins from a genomic interval of Maylandia zebra isolate NMK-2024a linkage group LG15, Mzebra_GT3a, whole genome shotgun sequence:
- the LOC106675218 gene encoding uncharacterized protein LOC106675218 codes for MLSPAEVAFLREYCTTMKPLVKASNILQSESTSFMGWLLPVIQQLLSKLSRLETSSKTCVPLIRALQNGLQKHFGAMMEDPELAAAAVLLPKFKTSWTDRADVIEAALTYIKQHLETTEHESEDQQRESSDEDEFFSRPISRRLQSAVELHGYLACATDTMELLHSFSAIKNLSLKLNTALPASAACERLFSCAGLLFTAKRSRIASVNLENQLLLKLNKRFRK; via the exons AT GTTGAGTCCTGCAGAAGTTGCATTCCTAAGGGAGTACTGTACCACCATGAAGCCACTGGTGAAAGCTTCAAACATCCTTCAGTCTGAGTCCACTTCCTTTATGGGATGGCTCCTGCCAGTAATCCAACAACTACTGTCCAAACTTAGCAGGCTGGAGACATCAAGCAAGACATGCGTGCCACTCATCAGAGCCCTGCAAAATGGCCTTCAAAAGCATTTTGGAGCGATGATGGAGGATCCAGAgttggctgcagctgcagtcctCTTACCCAAGTTCAAGACTTCCTGGACTGACAGAGCAGATGTAATAGAGGCTG CCTTGACATACATCAAACAACATCTTGAAACGACAGAGCATGAGAGTGAGGATCAGCAAAGAGAGTCATCTGATGAAGATGAATTCTTCTCCAGACCAATCTCCAGAAGGCTGCAAAGTGCAGTTGAGCTTCATGGTTATCTTGCTTGTGCCACAGACACCATGGAGCTGCTGCACTCCTTCTCAGCCATCAAAAACCTCTCTCTTAAACTGAACACAGCTCTGCCTGCTTCTGCTGCGTGTGAACGACTTTTTAGCTGTGCTGGTCTACTCTTCACTGCCAAACGAAGTCGGATTGCCTCTGTTAATTTAGAAAACCAGCTCTTGCTGAAACTGAACAAAAGGTTCAGAAAgtaa